A genomic region of Falco rusticolus isolate bFalRus1 chromosome 20, bFalRus1.pri, whole genome shotgun sequence contains the following coding sequences:
- the MOB1A gene encoding MOB kinase activator 1A isoform X1, whose translation MSFLFGSRSSKTFKPKKNIPEGSHQYELLKHAEATLGSGNLRQAVMLPEGEDLNEWIAVNTVDFFNQINMLYGTITEFCTEVSCPVMSAGPRYEYHWADGTNIKKPIKCSAPKYIDYLMTWVQDQLDDETLFPSKIGVPFPKNFMSVAKTILKRLFRVYAHIYHQHFDSVMRLQEEAHLNTSFKHFIFFVQEFNLIDRRELAPLQELIEKLGSKDR comes from the exons TGGGAGTCGATCTTCGAAAACATTCAAACCAAAGAAGAATATTCCCGAAGGTTCCCATCAGTATGAACTCTTGAAACATGCAGAAGCGACTCTGGGGAGCGGTAACCTTAGACAAGCGGTTATGTTGCCGGAGGGAGAGGACCTTAATGAGTGGATCGCAGTTAACA CGGTGGATTTCTTCAACCAAATCAACATGCTGTACGGGACCATCACGGAGTTCTGCACGGAGGTGAGCTGTCCGGTCATGTCCGCAGGACCAAG GTACGAGTACCACTGGGCGGACGGCACCAACATAAAGAAGCCGATCAAGTGCTCGGCTCCGAAGTACATCGATTACTTGATGACGTGGGTGCAGGACCAGCTGGATGACGAAACGCTCTTCCCTTCAAAGATCG GCGTCCCTTTTCCCAAGAACTTCATGTCGGTGGCCAAGACGATCCTGAAGCGGCTGTTCCGCGTCTACGCCCACATCTACCACCAGCACTTCGATTCCGTCATGCGGCTCCAGGAGGAGGCCCACCTCAACACTTCCTTCAAGCACTTTATCTTCTTTGTGCAG GAATTCAACTTGATCGACAGGCGGGAGTTGGCGCCTCTGCAGGAACTGATTGAGAAGCTGGGCTCCAAGGACAGATAA
- the MOB1A gene encoding MOB kinase activator 1A isoform X2 — MSFLFGSRSSKTFKPKKNIPEGSHQYELLKHAEATLGSGNLRQAVMLPEGEDLNEWIAVNTVDFFNQINMLYGTITEFCTEVSCPVMSAGPRYEYHWADGTNIKKPIKCSAPKYIDYLMTWVQDQLDDETLFPSKIGIQLDRQAGVGASAGTD, encoded by the exons TGGGAGTCGATCTTCGAAAACATTCAAACCAAAGAAGAATATTCCCGAAGGTTCCCATCAGTATGAACTCTTGAAACATGCAGAAGCGACTCTGGGGAGCGGTAACCTTAGACAAGCGGTTATGTTGCCGGAGGGAGAGGACCTTAATGAGTGGATCGCAGTTAACA CGGTGGATTTCTTCAACCAAATCAACATGCTGTACGGGACCATCACGGAGTTCTGCACGGAGGTGAGCTGTCCGGTCATGTCCGCAGGACCAAG GTACGAGTACCACTGGGCGGACGGCACCAACATAAAGAAGCCGATCAAGTGCTCGGCTCCGAAGTACATCGATTACTTGATGACGTGGGTGCAGGACCAGCTGGATGACGAAACGCTCTTCCCTTCAAAGATCG GAATTCAACTTGATCGACAGGCGGGAGTTGGCGCCTCTGCAGGAACTGATTGA
- the MOB1A gene encoding MOB kinase activator 1A isoform X3, which translates to MEKSGSRSSKTFKPKKNIPEGSHQYELLKHAEATLGSGNLRQAVMLPEGEDLNEWIAVNTVDFFNQINMLYGTITEFCTEVSCPVMSAGPRYEYHWADGTNIKKPIKCSAPKYIDYLMTWVQDQLDDETLFPSKIGVPFPKNFMSVAKTILKRLFRVYAHIYHQHFDSVMRLQEEAHLNTSFKHFIFFVQEFNLIDRRELAPLQELIEKLGSKDR; encoded by the exons TGGGAGTCGATCTTCGAAAACATTCAAACCAAAGAAGAATATTCCCGAAGGTTCCCATCAGTATGAACTCTTGAAACATGCAGAAGCGACTCTGGGGAGCGGTAACCTTAGACAAGCGGTTATGTTGCCGGAGGGAGAGGACCTTAATGAGTGGATCGCAGTTAACA CGGTGGATTTCTTCAACCAAATCAACATGCTGTACGGGACCATCACGGAGTTCTGCACGGAGGTGAGCTGTCCGGTCATGTCCGCAGGACCAAG GTACGAGTACCACTGGGCGGACGGCACCAACATAAAGAAGCCGATCAAGTGCTCGGCTCCGAAGTACATCGATTACTTGATGACGTGGGTGCAGGACCAGCTGGATGACGAAACGCTCTTCCCTTCAAAGATCG GCGTCCCTTTTCCCAAGAACTTCATGTCGGTGGCCAAGACGATCCTGAAGCGGCTGTTCCGCGTCTACGCCCACATCTACCACCAGCACTTCGATTCCGTCATGCGGCTCCAGGAGGAGGCCCACCTCAACACTTCCTTCAAGCACTTTATCTTCTTTGTGCAG GAATTCAACTTGATCGACAGGCGGGAGTTGGCGCCTCTGCAGGAACTGATTGAGAAGCTGGGCTCCAAGGACAGATAA